One window of Gemmatimonadaceae bacterium genomic DNA carries:
- a CDS encoding carboxypeptidase-like regulatory domain-containing protein yields MNKSPRLITCLGAAAALLLVTPAHGQVIRGVLRSQVTSRAIERARVTAMDRNGRVLGETIASDAGSFTLRVDAGNAPFTLTVRRIGIEPSTTQEFTLAPHDTVEYELTMPETPVMGDTVRITGLPSYNEVKYQEAVRRGWLVFSPAEVAKHREMVNNVYDLLRWSGANSLVIPTRHTDCVRSARYVAGDRRNDRCMVWVVDGQVLGPLPVLNPRDTYFMAVLTASQSLMQYGDKAPWGAIVIYTRMNGDQIHP; encoded by the coding sequence GTGAACAAGTCCCCCCGGCTGATCACGTGTCTCGGTGCCGCCGCAGCGTTGCTGCTGGTGACGCCCGCGCACGGCCAGGTCATCCGGGGGGTCTTGCGTTCACAGGTGACGTCGCGCGCCATCGAGCGCGCCCGGGTGACGGCGATGGACCGCAACGGACGCGTGCTTGGCGAGACGATTGCCAGCGATGCCGGGAGCTTCACGTTGCGAGTGGACGCCGGGAACGCGCCGTTCACGCTCACGGTGCGCCGCATCGGCATCGAGCCGTCCACGACGCAGGAGTTTACGCTGGCCCCGCACGACACGGTGGAGTACGAGCTCACCATGCCGGAAACGCCCGTGATGGGCGACACCGTGCGCATCACGGGGCTGCCTTCGTACAACGAAGTGAAGTATCAGGAGGCGGTGCGACGCGGCTGGCTGGTATTCTCGCCGGCGGAAGTGGCCAAGCACCGGGAGATGGTGAACAACGTGTACGACCTGCTGCGCTGGTCGGGCGCCAACAGCCTGGTGATTCCGACGCGGCACACCGACTGTGTGCGCTCGGCGCGCTACGTGGCGGGCGATCGCCGCAACGACCGCTGCATGGTCTGGGTGGTGGACGGTCAGGTGCTCGGCCCGCTTCCCGTGTTGAACCCGCGTGACACCTACTTCATGGCGGTGCTCACCGCGTCGCAGTCGCTGATGCAGTACGGCGACAAGGCACCGTGGGGGGCAATCGTCATCTACACGCGGATGAATGGGGATCAGATTCATCCTTAG